In Patescibacteria group bacterium, one DNA window encodes the following:
- a CDS encoding helix-turn-helix transcriptional regulator, with amino-acid sequence MEDMQSKTIGDKIKAWRKKKDLTQDALAKIANIPYTTIAKVESDVIKNPSLQTITKIAEGLGITIDDLVKN; translated from the coding sequence ATGGAAGATATGCAAAGTAAAACAATCGGGGATAAAATAAAGGCGTGGCGTAAAAAGAAAGATTTAACGCAAGACGCTTTGGCTAAAATAGCAAATATTCCCTATACTACAATTGCGAAAGTTGAATCTGATGTTATTAAAAATCCTTCCTTGCAAACCATCACAAAAATTGCGGAAGGGCTTGGAATAACCATTGATGATTTAGTAAAAAACTAA
- a CDS encoding C45 family peptidase, with protein MNTKTFKGNFFEIGQQQGRIYKTNGMNFDKVKIDPVLYKNQLQVYEKHYPELLEEFRGMAKDGNFDEEKLIYDFITSEIFYYRNRFGLDKACTIFGYKAKNNLFVGRNYDWLPETDKIFEVYKIVNPERNSFIAITDMGIGSPSTAKPKYFFYNADDAINNKGLFIGLTFAYADQWSYGVSCIHMTKIIAETCETVKDAIKVFEKIPLCCPKNFFIADKNGDMAIVEHTAKKFKVIYPKDNILIQTNHYVDSELAKEDTVLKRVPYHNTFIRYYETLQKINFERNKFKLDSAIKILGKPGSYTCQNFPGIKTIWTLALDMTNKKYKIYWDISGKRKTEVLEI; from the coding sequence ATGAATACAAAAACATTCAAGGGTAATTTTTTTGAAATCGGCCAGCAACAAGGCAGGATTTATAAAACAAATGGAATGAATTTTGACAAAGTCAAAATTGATCCTGTTTTATATAAAAATCAGCTTCAGGTTTATGAAAAGCATTATCCCGAACTATTGGAAGAATTTAGGGGAATGGCTAAGGACGGAAATTTTGACGAAGAAAAGCTGATTTATGATTTTATTACGAGCGAGATTTTTTATTACAGAAATAGATTTGGTTTAGATAAGGCATGCACAATTTTTGGCTATAAAGCTAAAAATAATCTTTTTGTGGGCAGAAATTATGATTGGCTTCCAGAAACCGACAAAATATTTGAAGTTTATAAAATTGTTAATCCTGAAAGAAATTCATTTATAGCAATAACTGATATGGGAATTGGTAGCCCATCTACCGCGAAGCCAAAATACTTTTTTTATAACGCAGACGACGCGATAAACAACAAAGGATTATTTATCGGGCTAACCTTCGCTTACGCGGATCAATGGTCGTATGGAGTTTCTTGTATCCATATGACAAAAATTATCGCGGAAACTTGCGAGACGGTAAAAGACGCAATAAAAGTTTTTGAAAAAATTCCGCTTTGTTGCCCGAAAAATTTCTTTATCGCTGATAAAAACGGGGATATGGCAATAGTCGAACATACTGCCAAAAAATTCAAAGTCATTTATCCAAAAGATAATATTTTGATTCAGACCAACCATTATGTTGATAGCGAGCTAGCAAAAGAAGATACGGTATTGAAGCGAGTTCCTTATCACAATACTTTCATCAGATATTATGAGACATTGCAAAAAATAAATTTTGAAAGAAATAAATTTAAGTTGGACAGCGCCATAAAAATTTTGGGCAAACCAGGAAGTTATACTTGCCAAAATTTCCCTGGTATTAAAACTATTTGGACATTGGCGCTTGACATGACAAACAAAAAATACAAAATTTATTGGGATATTTCTGGAAAAAGAAAAACAGAAGTATTAGAAATTTAA